A region from the Malus domestica chromosome 07, GDT2T_hap1 genome encodes:
- the LOC114825984 gene encoding putative pentatricopeptide repeat-containing protein At5g37570, with translation MPTIPLYSSLAPPNSRRPTSLLPSIATLLKGCKTQFRLEQIHAHIVRKGLEQDCFLISQFICLSNALASLSYSTAVLDRVLSPNTFLWNCLIKGYCERSGFLGTVSLFVRMKREEGLLDRFTYPSLFKACASEGRVWEGRAIHGLAVRCGVDGDVFVGTTLIDLYGKCREIVCARKVFDGMSERSVVSWTTMVVGYASVGDLVEANKLFDQMPQRNAVSWNAIISGFVKMGDLVNARRIFDQMPEKNVVSYTTMIDGYAKCGDMASARFLFEQCSDKDIVAWSALISGYAQNGQPNEAVKIFQEMSTKNVKPDEFIMVSLMSACSQVGCLQVAKWVDSYLSQSSIDVRQAYVLAALINMNAMCGNMERATRLFEEMPKRDLISYCSMIQGLSINGQGDQAVSLFNKMLTEGLAPDEVAFTVILTVCSRSGLVEEGWHFFESMRHKYHLNPSPDHYACMVSLLSRSGRLKAAYDLLKSMHEEPHAGAWGALLAACKLNCNAELGELVSHRLFELEPQNPGNYVLLSDIYAATGRWFDVSAVRTKMEERGIKKIPGISYLV, from the coding sequence ATGCCTACAATCCCCCTCTACTCATCGCTAGCTCCGCCCAACAGCCGCCGTCCCACTTCTCTGCTGCCTTCAATTGCAACCTTACTCAAAGGCTGCAAAACCCAATTCCGTCTCGAACAAATCCACGCCCACATTGTCCGTAAAGGTTTGGAGCAAGATTGCTTCCTCATAAGCCAGTTCATCTGCCTCTCCAACGCTCTCGCTTCCCTCTCTTACTCCACCGCCGTACTCGACCGCGTCCTCAGCCCCAACACCTTTCTCTGGAACTGTCTGATCAAAGGATACTGCGAAAGGTCTGGTTTTTTGGGCACTGTTTCTCTGTTTGTTAGGATGAAGAGGGAGGAGGGCCTTCTGGATAGGTTTACGTACCCGTCTCTCTTTAAGGCGTGTGCTAGTGAGGGGAGGGTCTGGGAAGGAAGGGCGATACATGGGTTGGCGGTGAGGTGTGGAGTTGACGGGGATGTGTTTGTAGGCACCACTTTGATTGATTTGTACGGGAAATGCAGGGAGATTGTTTGCGCTCGCAAGGTGTTTGATGGAATGTCTGAGAGAAGTGTGGTTTCTTGGACGACTATGGTTGTTGGGTATGCTAGTGTTGGGGATTTGGTGGAGGCCAACAAGCTGTTTGATCAGATGCCCCAGAGAAATGCAGTGTCGTGGAATGCGATTATTAGTGGGTTTGTAAAGATGGGGGATTTGGTCAATGCTAGAAGGATCTTTGATCAAATGCCTGAGAAGAATGTGGTTTCTTATACTACTATGATCGATGGATATGCCAAGTGTGGAGATATGGCGTCTGCGAGATTTTTGTTTGAGCAATGCTCGGATAAAGATATCGTTGCGTGGTCGGCATTGATATCAGGGTATGCTCAAAATGGTCAACCTAACGAGGCTGTAAAGATATTTCAAGAAATGAGTACGAAGAATGTTAAGCCTGACGAGTTTATAATGGTGAGCTTGATGTCAGCTTGTTCCCAAGTGGGTTGCTTGCAGGTGGCTAAATGGGTTGATTCTTACCTGAGCCAGAGCTCCATTGATGTTCGTCAGGCTTATGTTCTCGCAGCTCTGATTAACATGAATGCAATGTGTGGGAATATGGAAAGAGCAACACGTTTGTTTGAAGAGATGCCTAAGCGGGATTTGATTTCGTATTGTTCTATGATACAAGGGTTGTCGATTAATGGTCAAGGGGATCAGGCTGTTTCCCTCTTCAATAAGATGCTAACTGAAGGTTTAGCTCCGGATGAGGTTGCTTTTACAGTCATCCTGACAGTTTGTAGTCGCTCTGGGCTCGTTGAGGAGGGTTGGCACTTCTTTGAATCAATGAGACATAAGTACCATTTAAATCCCTCTCCTGATCATTATGCATGTATGGTTAGTCTTCTTAGCCGGTCAGGACGGTTAAAAGCAGCTTATGATCTTCTAAAATCAATGCATGAGGAGCCTCATGCTGGCGCTTGGGGTGCACTACTAGCAGCCTGTAAGCTAAACTGTAATGCTGAGCTAGGAGAGTTAGTTTCTCATCGACTTTTTGAGCTTGAACCCCAAAATCCTGGTAATTATGTGCTCTTGTCCGATATCTATGCAGCAACAGGCCGCTGGTTTGATGTTTCTGCTGTGAGAACCAAAATGGAAGAGCGAGGGATTAAAAAGATACCTGGTATCAGTTATTTAGTTTAA